In a single window of the Zea mays cultivar B73 chromosome 5, Zm-B73-REFERENCE-NAM-5.0, whole genome shotgun sequence genome:
- the LOC103627706 gene encoding protein JINGUBANG: protein MSSAGGQELSQIRRHEPAAEAMLSLSHAVSLSSQPSLPSLPSLGPRDLNVSPCHHRCVATLRDHSSYVSALAVDGHSLYSASSDGRIRVWPMGDASGRQDDDDDDSGGGGGGGCGSATVVAACDSSVKCLLATAGSNGHGLLLSSHQDGKIMAWRTGSGRKDGTPSLVLRAVLPTCVDRLRTFLLPWSYVQVRRHRWRTWVHHVDAVAALAVSPDGALLYSASWDRSLRVWRLPGFRCVESVAPAHDDAINALAVSPDGHVYTGSADNKIKAWRRHPERRHRHRHRHVLVLVQTMERHRSAVNALALGADGRVLYSGACDRSVVVWERADGAGGGRMEATGTLRGHTRAILCLAAAGDVVCSGSADRTVRVWRRGAENTGYTLLAVLEGHGAPVKSLALLYGRDRGLFSGWGDPEEGSSGGGGGTHCAIVCSGALDGEVKIWSTLVP from the coding sequence ATGAGTTCGGCTGGCGGGCAAGAGCTGAGCCAGATCCGGCGGCACGAGCCTGCAGCAGAAGCtatgctctctctctctcacgccgTGTCGCTCTCGTCGCAACCGAGCCTTCCTTCTCTCCCGTCGTTAGGCCCCCGCGACCTAAACGTCAGCCCTTGCCACCACCGCTGCGTCGCCACACTCAGAGACCACTCCTCCTACGTCTCGGCTCTCGCCGTCGACGGCCACTCGCTGTACAGCGCCTCGTCGGACGGCCGCATCAGAGTGTGGCCGATGGGCGACGCGAGCGGGAggcaggatgacgacgacgacgacagcggcggcggcggcggcggcggttgcgGGTCTGCTACGGTCGTTGCCGCGTGCGACAGCTCCGTGAAGTGTCTTCTCGCCACGGCGGGCAGCAACGGACACGGTCTCCTCCTCAGCTCCCACCAGGACGGCAAGATCATGGCGTGGCGGACCGGGAGCGGCAGGAAGGACGGGACCCCGAGCCTCGTCCTGCGCGCCGTCCTGCCGACCTGCGTGGACCGGCTACGGACGTTCCTGCTCCCCTGGAGCTACGTGCAGGTCCGgcggcaccggtggcgcacctggGTGCACCACGTGGACGCGGTCGCCGCGCTCGCGGTGTCCCCGGACGGCGCGCTCCTGTACTCGGCGTCGTGGGACCGGAGCCTCAGGGTGTGGCGGCTGCCGGGGTTCCGGTGCGTGGAGTCCGTCGCGCCCGCGCACGACGACGCCATCAACGCGCTGGCGGTGTCGCCCGACGGCCACGTGTACACGGGCTCGGCCGACAACAAGATCAAGGCGTGGAGGCGGCACCCGGAGCGGAGGCACAGGCACAGGCACAGGCACGTGCTCGTGCTCGTGCAGACGATGGAGCGCCACAGGTCGGCGGTCAACGCGCTCGCTCTAGGGGCCGACGGGAGGGTGCTCTACTCCGGCGCGTGCGACCGGTCTGTGGTGGTGTGGGAGCGGGCCGACGGCGCCGGCGGCGGCCGCATGGAGGCCACTGGCACGCTCAGAGGGCACACGAGGGCGATCCTGTGCCTGGCGGCGGCGGGGGACGTGGTGTGCAGCGGCTCGGCGGACCGGACGGTGCGGGTGTGGAGGAGGGGAGCGGAGAATACGGGGTACACTCTCCTGGCCGTCCTGGAAGGACACGGCGCGCCTGTGAAGAGCCTAGCTTTGCTTTACGGACGTGACCGCGGCTTGTTCAGTGGTTGGGGCGACCCAGAGGAGGGATCGTCCGGTGGTGGCGGCGGCACCCATTGTGCTATTGTTTGCAGCGGCGCGTTGGACGGCGAGGTGAAGATTTGGAGCACGCTTGTTCCTTGA